CAGACGGCCAACCACATTGCTCCGCGATGTGCGAGAAGTCCGGTCGCTCTGGGCTGACGACGTAGAGCCAAGTTCCGCCGTGCTGACCGTACGAGTCGACCCTCCACAGGATCCTCCCCTCGTCGCAGTCCCTCGTCGTGCCAGGCGGAAACGCGTTCTCCACCGCGGCGTGCATCCTGTATGGGGAGGCCAGCAGCCTGGCGGCGTCCCTGCGCGCCGTGTTCAGCGGCAGTCTAGAAATGTACAAGGTCCGTCCTCCCCTCTCAGAAGAATCCCATGGGGTCGTGCGGGGGCACCGCCTCGTGCCTCCTGCCAGAGGCGGCACCCACATGGTCCGCGCCCGAAAGCTGCCCCAAAGGCACCCTAAAGCGATAGACGCCCCTGCTGGCATACGTGCGTCCCGCGCCGCTGAAGCTCACGGGATAATCCGTCTGGCTCTCCGCGGGATCGCCCTCGCGCGCATCGCACGCCACCTCGAGCTCGGACAGCCATCTGTGGTTGCGTCGATACCCCTTGGACGCAATCCAGGGCTCCGCCGCAAGCGCCTCCCTTACGCCTACGTACCGGTCAGTCACTCCCATCGAGGGCGACACATCGGGAGGGCAGGAGCGCCTTCCCAGGTAAAGCGGCCAGTGAGGGTTTCTGAGCGCGTGGTCGATGACTTCAAGCTGCTCACGAGGCCCAGCCAGCGCAACGAGGAACTTTGCGTCCGCAAGGTAGTAACGGTAGGAAAGCGGCATCGACTTGCCCCTCCCCTCCGACGGCCTCTCGGTCTGGAAGTCGACCATCAGGCTGCCTGGCTGGTCTGCCCTGACGCCATACTCAAGCTGTGCCAGGTCGTCCAGGACATCCTCCCTCGAGCGTCCAAGAGCGGACGCCAGCATCCCCACGACGCCGCTCTTTGTGGGCTCCGTCCGCGTCGTCCTCCTCACAAAGCGGGAGGAGTCACCCCAGGACTGCATGGGCCCAGAAAGCCTCAGCAAAAGGACCGCCATTACTCCTCACCGGCCTGCACCACATCCAGCACGCGCGCACTGACTTCCTCGAGCATCTGGGGAATCGTCACCTCGCTGCCAAACTCGCGCAGGGCGTCGGTACCTCCGTCGAGCGCGCACCACCACGAATCCACGGGCGCGTCGCCGTACGCCTTCGAGAACTCGCCGAGCTTCTTCGCAAGGGCATCCTCCGCCTGATGGGAAATCGAAACCCCCTCACGCGGGGTGACCGGCTCCTCGAACGCAGAGACGCCGTTGACCGGCTGGTCATCCCTCAGCGCCACAAGCACGGCACTCGGCAACGTACGGTTCGCAAACGTGTTCTGCTTGCCCGTGGGCATGGACCTCACAAATGCCGAGAGGAACGACCTCGCGCCCTCGGCAGTCGCCTTGGCATCGCCCAGCTGCTTGGAGAGCGAGTCAAGGCAGACGGTCGCATACCTGTACAGCGTCGAGGAGTTGAAGCCGATGGTGTCGAGCATTGCCGCACCCGCGTTGTCGTCCGCGGAGCAGTCGTCCACTGCGGTGAAGTAGTCGTACTCCTGGGTCACCTTGTCGACCGATATGGCATGCGCCACCTGGGAGCTCGCGTCGGTGTTGAGGTCTGGGGCATCCGCAAGCATCCTGCCAAACAGCGCGATGTCCAGCGCCTGGGCACCGTGGAACGCGGCAGAGACCTTCTTCTTCAGCTCCTTCGTGGGCTTCGAGATGTCCTCCCCCGCCTCGTGCGCGTCTATCGCGATGCCCGCGAGCTTCGTGACCTCCGAGCGTGCGATGAAGATGAGGTACTGCGAGACTGTCGAACCCGCCTCGGAGCCCGTACGCGTGGACTTCTCGACCTTCACGCCCGTTACCTGCAGAACCGCGCTGGCAAGTCCTTCCGCCTCGTCCGCAAGGTCAGGCCGCTGGGACTTGATCTCGTCGGCTATGAGGCCAACCGCGTGCTTCGTCCTCACGCCAAGCCCCTCGGGGTTCAACGTCTGGGCAAACTCCTCGCGCATCGCGTGCTTCCACGCCTGGCTCGAGACGCGGGAGCGCAGGTAGCCACCATAGATCGCAGTCTTGGGGGTGCCGGTGTCGTCCCTGTTGATGTCGCAAGGGGGAACGTTCTGGATTGCGTAGATGTCTAGGTACATGGTTTCCTCCGTTACTCGTCCGCGTCCTTGGTTGCTTCTTTGTTCCCGTCCGCCGCCCTGTAGTAGTCCTGAGCCCATCTCATGAACACGGCACTTCGGGTCTCGTCAAACTGAATCTGGAACAGGTCCGAGGCAAGCCTCCCAAAGTCAAGCTGGATCACGCTCTTGGATGCCTTCATCAGCTGGACGAGGGCTCGCATCGCGGTCTGCACCCCGTCAAAGTCGTTGGCTGCCTCGACCATGGCCATACGTCTCCGGACCCCCGGAGCGCCGCTGCCGTTCTTCTCCAGCGATATTGCTCGGCACGCGCTTCCAAAGGAAACGTTGCGCTTCACGTCCTTCTGGAGCACCGCGACAGGCACGCTCTTGGACTGTTGGAGCATCGCGTAGTAGCGCAGGGCTGCCTTGACACTGCTCAGCCCCTTCTCCTCCTCGT
This sequence is a window from Parafannyhessea umbonata. Protein-coding genes within it:
- the cas5e gene encoding type I-E CRISPR-associated protein Cas5/CasD, which gives rise to MAVLLLRLSGPMQSWGDSSRFVRRTTRTEPTKSGVVGMLASALGRSREDVLDDLAQLEYGVRADQPGSLMVDFQTERPSEGRGKSMPLSYRYYLADAKFLVALAGPREQLEVIDHALRNPHWPLYLGRRSCPPDVSPSMGVTDRYVGVREALAAEPWIASKGYRRNHRWLSELEVACDAREGDPAESQTDYPVSFSGAGRTYASRGVYRFRVPLGQLSGADHVGAASGRRHEAVPPHDPMGFF
- the cas7e gene encoding type I-E CRISPR-associated protein Cas7/Cse4/CasC is translated as MYLDIYAIQNVPPCDINRDDTGTPKTAIYGGYLRSRVSSQAWKHAMREEFAQTLNPEGLGVRTKHAVGLIADEIKSQRPDLADEAEGLASAVLQVTGVKVEKSTRTGSEAGSTVSQYLIFIARSEVTKLAGIAIDAHEAGEDISKPTKELKKKVSAAFHGAQALDIALFGRMLADAPDLNTDASSQVAHAISVDKVTQEYDYFTAVDDCSADDNAGAAMLDTIGFNSSTLYRYATVCLDSLSKQLGDAKATAEGARSFLSAFVRSMPTGKQNTFANRTLPSAVLVALRDDQPVNGVSAFEEPVTPREGVSISHQAEDALAKKLGEFSKAYGDAPVDSWWCALDGGTDALREFGSEVTIPQMLEEVSARVLDVVQAGEE
- the casB gene encoding type I-E CRISPR-associated protein Cse2/CasB — its product is MSIQRSASAIAACTNGKVLKLQSGYLAGLSSSRASLARLRRLGTSRDTSWMSIGDDLFEGFPELSPYEEEKGLSSVKAALRYYAMLQQSKSVPVAVLQKDVKRNVSFGSACRAISLEKNGSGAPGVRRRMAMVEAANDFDGVQTAMRALVQLMKASKSVIQLDFGRLASDLFQIQFDETRSAVFMRWAQDYYRAADGNKEATKDADE